Proteins from a single region of Arctopsyche grandis isolate Sample6627 chromosome 1, ASM5162203v2, whole genome shotgun sequence:
- the LOC143918965 gene encoding trypsin 3A1-like, whose translation MQLRLTNIICCNMFLILLVATCLFGVQASEPNLNNRIIGGDYANIYDAPHTAAILLDKESIGSFWPVCTGIVIGVRTILTAAQCTNGTYGSQWLVRAGTPYHNSGGQLRFASYLVQHPDFNSNYDNDISIIVVQQDFILGAALAIGTLPNEGEIVPGGAIGVLSGFGPIFEESVFGNHMYIVKVPIINQEECVAAYTSYNPVTDNMICAGDLENGGIGPCQEDLGGPLVVNNVIVGITSWSLGCARPKYPGVWTRVSKYRAWIDENLV comes from the exons ATGCAATTGAGACTAACGAACATTATTTGTTGCAATATGTTTCTTATACTACTTGTTGCTACGTGTTTGTTTGGCGTTCAAG CTTCTGAGCCTAATCTTAATAATCGTATAATTGGTGGTGATTATGCAAACATTTATGATGCTCCACATACAGCAGCTATATTATTGGATAAAGAAAGCATCGGTTCTTTTTGGCCGGTCTGTACTGGAATAGTGATCGGTGTCAGAACTATCTTAACAGCAGCTCAATGCACTAACGG AACTTATGGTTCACAATGGTTGGTCCGGGCCGGGACTCCATATCACAATTCTGGTGGACAATTAAGGTTCGCTTCGTATCTTGTCCAGCACCCCGACTTCAATAGCAATTACGATAATGATATTTCAATAATAGTTGTGCAACAAGACTTCATTTTGGGAGCTGCTCTTGCTATTGGGACGTTGCCTAACGAAGGAGAAATTGTTCCTGGGGGCGCAATCGGAGTTCTCAGTGGATTTGGACCAATATTC GAAGAAAGTGTTTTTGGGAACCACATGTACATTGTGAAAGTCCCCATCATCAATCAAGAAGAATGCGTCGCAGCATATACATCATACAACCCCGTCACGGATAATATGATCTGCGCTGGTGATTTGGAAAATGGGGGCATAGGTCCTTGTCAAGAAGACCTCGGTGGTCCCTTAGTCGTTAACAATGTCATCGTCGGTATCACGTCTTGGTCTTTAGGGTGTGCAAGACCAAAATATCCAGGCGTGTGGACCAGAGTCTCCAAATACAGGGCGTGGATTGATGAAAATttggtataa
- the LOC143918974 gene encoding trypsin alpha-like, producing the protein MLFLTIAAAFLVCANGAVLPPVPMLDGRIVGGTPATISDAPYQVALLMDYWGTGSYSQSCGGSIISRNVILTAAHCTDGSRAAQWRIRAGSSFHNSGGQVIQVSRFTQHSGFNSRLDNDVSLLFLATQLTLGSGVAVINLPSQGQTVADGASAFVTGWGALTEGGNSPTQLYKVTIPIVNQNQCVNAYSSFNPVTNNMICAGRLGVGGQDACQGDSGGPLAVNNVLIGVTSWGSGCARPQYPGVWARVPMFRNWINSNM; encoded by the exons ATGCTGTTCCTGACTATTGCTGCTGCCTTCTTGGTGTGCGCCAATG GCGCTGTCCTCCCACCTGTACCAATGCTTGATGGACGCATCGTTGGAGGTACCCCAGCTACTATCAGTGACGCTCCTTACCAAGTAGCTTTGTTGATGGACTACTGGGGCACTGGATCCTACTCTCAATCTTGCGGTGGTTCCATCATCAGCAGGAACGTCATCTTGACAGCTGCTCACTGCACTGACGG ATCCCGAGCTGCCCAATGGAGAATCCGAGCTGGATCCTCCTTTCATAACTCCGGCGGACAAGTCATCCAAGTCTCCAGATTCACCCAACACTCTGGATTCAACTCTCGATTGGATAACGATGTTTCCCTCCTCTTCTTGGCCACTCAATTGACTTTGGGAAGCGGTGTTGCCGTCATCAACCTCCCATCTCAAGGACAAACCGTCGCTGATGGCGCTTCTGCTTTCGTCACCGGTTGGGGAGCCCTCACT GAAGGTGGAAACTCACCCACTCAATTGTACAAGGTAACTATCCCAATTGTTAACCAAAACCAATGCGTCAATGCTTACTCTTCGTTCAACCCAGTCACCAACAACATGATCTGCGCTGGACGATTGGGAGTTGGTGGTCAAGATGCTTGCCAAGGAGACTCTGGTGGCCCACTTGCCGTCAACAATGTTCTCATTGGTGTCACTTCATGGGGAAGTGGATGCGCTCGACCTCAATACCCCGGAGTATGGGCTAGAGTACCCATGTTCAGAAACTGGATCAACTCCAACATGTAA
- the LOC143917187 gene encoding vitellin-degrading protease-like, with product MFRILVVTFLFATAYGGVLPEVPQFAMDWVRDGRIVGGQNADNKDAPYQVAMLYGRTTFSQSCGGSIISPTVVVCAAHCPDGTTAAQWKIRAGSTNSGSGGQLIDVSRMIIHSSYSGSTIDFDISLYILSSAINIDGVNTKAIPLPAQNAAVADGAPAFVTGWGSTREGGSTVATLQKVTIPIVNQQTCASAYTGFNSITARMICAGNLANGGQDACQGDSGGPLAVNGVLIGITSWGASFGPKAGADQGRIVGGELAEISSAPYVVALMYDSLGIGRYNLRCTGSILSETVIVTSARCIEKTDPRQWKVHAGSSFVEIGGQYMDVGSIIVHENFNENWDNDIGLMILSIALQLDDVSTAAISLPSEDLVLQDDEAVFVTGFGSVEEGGAATGYLLGVTLKIVNQNECRSLYADYNPVTDRMMCAGNLAGGEGICDGDVGGPIVRNNVLVGISSWSKGCAVSRQPDVGTRVSSMVPWILSNMP from the exons ATGTTCCGAATCTTGGTAGTGACCTTCCTCTTCGCCACCGCCTATG GTGGCGTGCTCCCAGAAGTCCCCCAATTTGCCATGGATTGGGTTAGGGACGGAAGAATTGTCGGAGGACAAAATGCCGACAACAAAGATGCTCCATACCAAGTAGCTATGCTTTACGGTAGGACTACCTTCTCGCAATCTTGCGGAGGATCCATCATCAGTCCCACCGTCGTCGTCTGCGCTGCTCACTGTCCCGATGG TACCACTGCCGCCCAATGGAAAATCCGAGCTGGATCCACCAATAGCGGATCTGGAGGTCAACTTATTGATGTAAGCAGAATGATCATACACTCCAGCTACAGTGGTTCCACCATTGACTTCGATATCTCCCTCTACATCTTAAGCAGCGCCATCAACATCGATGGTGTCAACACCAAAGCCATCCCTCTCCCAGCCCAAAACGCCGCAGTCGCTGATGGTGCACCCGCATTCGTTACCGGATGGGGATCAACCAGG GAAGGAGGAAGCACTGTAGCTACTCTCCAAAAAGTCACTATCCCAATTGTAAACCAACAAACTTGCGCTTCTGCATACACCGGATTCAACTCTATCACCGCTAGAATGATCTGCGCTGGAAACCTCGCCAATGGAGGTCAAGATGCTTGCCAAGGAGACTCTGGTGGCCCACTTGCCGTCAACGGTGTCCTCATCGGAATCACCTCATGGG GGGCATCCTTTGGGCCTAAGGCTGGAGCAGATCAAGGGCGAATCGTTGGAGGAGAATTGGCTGAAATTTCATCAGCTCCTTATGTGGTTGCGCTTATGTACGATTCCTTAGGTATCGGTAGATACAATTTAAGATGCACTGGATCGATTTTATCCGAAACTGTAATCGTAACTTCAGCTCGCTGCATAGAAAA AACTGATCCAAGACAATGGAAAGTGCACGCTGGTTCATCGTTTGTTGAAATCGGAGGACAGTACATGGACGTCGGCTCAATAATTGTTCacgaaaatttcaatgaaaactgGGATAATGATATTGGACTGATGATATTGTCAATAGCATTGCAACTAGACGATGTTTCAACCGCTGCTATCTCACTTCCTTCTGAAGATTTGGTATTGCAAGACGATGAGGCTGTGTTTGTTACTGGTTTTGGATCCGTAGAG GAGGGTGGTGCTGCTACCGGCTATCTATTAGGTGTgactttaaaaattgtaaaccAGAACGAATGTCGTAGCTTATACGCAGACTATAATCCAGTAACTGATAGAATGATGTGCGCCGGTAACTTGGCTGGAGGAGAAGGTATATGTGATGGAGATGTTGGAGGTCCAATTGTTAGGAATAATGTTCTCGTTGGAATTAGCTCTTGGAGCAAAGGGTGTGCTGTTTCCAGACAACCTGATGTTGGGACTCGCGTGTCTTCAATGGTTCCTTGGATACTCTCAAATATGCCATAA